Genomic segment of Ramlibacter henchirensis:
GCTGCGCATCGAGCGCGAACTCAAGGACGCGAAGGACCGCGCGCAGATGGTGCGCGACGTGCTGCGGTCGCTCGGGCAGCCGAAGGTGGCGGAGCCGGCGTAAGCGGCCGCCCGCACCCGGTGTGTTCTCCGCTGAGCTTGCCTAACCGCTGACGAGTGTCGAGACTCGGCGCATGAGCCGCGCCGCTCGCCTGCTCTGCCTGCTCGCCCTGTGGTTCGCCCTGCCCTCGGTCCTGGCGGACAGCGCTGCCCGGGCGCCGGTCGTCGTGCTGCAGGTCGATGGCGCGATCGGCCCCGCAAGCGCCGACTACCTGCGGCGCGGCCTCGACCTCGCCGTGAAGGAAAAGGCCCAGCTCCTCGTGCTGCAAGTCGACACGCCCGGTGGCCTGGATGGCGCGATGCGCGGGATGATCAAGGACATCCTCGCGTCGCCGGTGCCCGTGGCCACGTTCGTTTCGCCCGGCGGCGCCCGAGCCGCCAGCGCCGGCACCTTCCTCCTCTATGCCAGCCACGTCGCGGCCATGACACCGGCCAGCACGCTGGGCGCTGCCACGCCCGTGAGCATCGGCATGCCGGGCGGGCCGCCGCCCTCCAACCCGGCACCGGCGGGCCGGCCCGCGTCGGGCGCGAGCGCGCCGGCAGCGGACGCCGGAGATGCGCTCGCGGCCAAGCGCATCTCGGACGCCGCCGCGTACATCCGCAGCCTGGCGCAGCTGCGCGGACGCAATGCCGAATGGGCCGAGAAGGCGGTGCGCGAAGCCGTGAGCCTTTCCGCGCCGGAGGCGCTGCAGCTGAAAGTGGTCGACATCGTCGCCGCCGACCTGACCGACCTGCTGCAGCAGCTGGAAGGCCGCGAGTTGCGGCTGGCCGCGGGCGTCCAGCGGCTGCAGACCCGCGATGCGCCGCGTCTCGCCTTCGACGAGGACTGGCGCAGCCACTTGCTGTCGGTGATCACCAACCCGAGCCTGGCCCTGCTGCTGATGATGGTCGGCGTCTACGGCCTGCTGTT
This window contains:
- a CDS encoding NfeD family protein, with protein sequence MSRAARLLCLLALWFALPSVLADSAARAPVVVLQVDGAIGPASADYLRRGLDLAVKEKAQLLVLQVDTPGGLDGAMRGMIKDILASPVPVATFVSPGGARAASAGTFLLYASHVAAMTPASTLGAATPVSIGMPGGPPPSNPAPAGRPASGASAPAADAGDALAAKRISDAAAYIRSLAQLRGRNAEWAEKAVREAVSLSAPEALQLKVVDIVAADLTDLLQQLEGRELRLAAGVQRLQTRDAPRLAFDEDWRSHLLSVITNPSLALLLMMVGVYGLLFEFGNPGLVAPGVIGAICLVLALFALQMLPVNYAGLALILLGIAFLVAEAFLPSFGVLGFGGIAAFAFGCVMLIDSDAPGFGIPLPLIAGLALVTAAFVLLVAGMAARARRRPVVTGPQTMVGAGGELVEFSGGQGWALVQGEHWKVRGPAQLRAGDRVRVSGLHDGVLEVVPA